The window GTTTAAATACTTAATAATCATGACTGCCAACACTAGTGAAATTAGTGATTGACCAACACCAAATATCATATCGTATTGAATGATAGGAGACCCTAAGTTTGAAATTAATACTCCAGCAACAATTCCAGGAATATACTTTTTATTAAAGACAACTAGGTAATTGAGCATTTCCGCTACTCTAAATTGCACTGCCCCATAAGACATAAAAGAAAGTGCTAAGGTTATAACAACATAAATCGTTGCAATCGTCGCATTAATCATTAATGTTTTTGTTTTCATATTTTTCCTCCTAGTTTTTTTTCGTGGGATGGTATGAATGAACCACGTTTGTGTTTTTCTTGAAAATTAAATAGTCTAAAGTTTTAATCATTTAAGAATCACTAGTGGTTATTTTACGCGATTCGTTTCATGAATACAAGTTATTTTCTTAAGCAACTTCTCTCTTTAAATAAAATGCCTAAATAGATGAACTAAAAAAGCTACCTACATTTTAAACTGTAGGTAAC is drawn from Carnobacterium gallinarum DSM 4847 and contains these coding sequences:
- a CDS encoding QueT transporter family protein, which codes for MKTKTLMINATIATIYVVITLALSFMSYGAVQFRVAEMLNYLVVFNKKYIPGIVAGVLISNLGSPIIQYDMIFGVGQSLISLVLAVMIIKYLNNTWLKMSVVLVLFALSSTLIAWELLLALEVPFWAGYTSVVIGEVTVLLVGMPIMKNLDKVLHFSDRIEGKGVFA